In Niallia sp. FSL W8-0635, one genomic interval encodes:
- a CDS encoding APC family permease → MKHGKIGSLTLSGLIIGPLLGSGIILLPTIIYENLGNYAVIAWLVMSIIGICFAYVCGELMIQFPGEAGLGNAMERAFGAKIKNLASIFLMIAALMGPVAVMMTAAEYLQIWLFPNQIRVEWIAIILLVLNGSILLLRLNFLGKLSFLISTFAVLILVSGSIFALLNQHTGTWGFPEFHFDSFGYSLLLLFWTIVGWEIIGNYSSEVKNPRSTIRKAIFFSATVILLVNLVLSAAVQWTTYNSSFPIRLAGVMYPLFGQFAIGLLAIVATGLCITTHLMVVGGVARLIADLSKTVPPFHFLTKKLSNGAPYKAITLLVLIHLFFVVLLFIKIVTVEQLVGLANAFFIANALIGLFAAIKLLAAPWIKGMAIVLSVLFGILLLRSSIIALFLILVLTLLFKQMEQRNNKNEKLDVN, encoded by the coding sequence ATGAAGCACGGAAAAATTGGTTCTTTGACCTTAAGTGGATTAATCATTGGTCCGCTATTAGGATCAGGAATTATTTTATTACCAACCATTATTTATGAAAATCTAGGAAACTATGCGGTTATTGCATGGTTAGTCATGTCTATAATTGGAATTTGCTTTGCTTATGTTTGTGGAGAATTAATGATTCAATTTCCAGGAGAAGCTGGTCTTGGGAATGCAATGGAAAGGGCATTTGGGGCTAAGATAAAAAATCTTGCCTCCATCTTTCTCATGATTGCAGCACTTATGGGGCCAGTCGCAGTCATGATGACTGCAGCTGAATACCTTCAGATTTGGCTATTTCCTAATCAGATAAGAGTGGAATGGATTGCGATTATCTTATTAGTTTTGAATGGCTCTATTTTACTGCTCCGTTTGAATTTTCTTGGGAAACTATCCTTTCTTATTTCTACCTTTGCAGTTTTGATTCTAGTCAGTGGAAGCATATTTGCTTTGCTTAATCAGCATACTGGAACTTGGGGTTTTCCAGAATTTCACTTCGATTCCTTTGGATATAGCCTTTTGCTTCTTTTTTGGACAATTGTAGGCTGGGAAATTATCGGGAATTATTCCAGTGAAGTGAAAAATCCGAGGTCGACGATTAGAAAAGCCATCTTTTTTAGTGCAACAGTCATTTTGCTTGTTAATTTAGTGCTCTCTGCAGCTGTACAATGGACGACATATAACAGTTCATTTCCCATTCGCTTAGCTGGTGTTATGTACCCCCTATTTGGTCAATTTGCTATCGGTTTACTCGCAATCGTGGCAACGGGACTTTGTATAACAACCCATTTAATGGTTGTTGGAGGAGTAGCTCGACTGATAGCAGACTTATCAAAAACAGTTCCACCTTTTCATTTTTTAACGAAAAAGCTTTCCAATGGTGCTCCATATAAAGCAATTACACTTCTTGTATTGATACATCTTTTCTTTGTTGTGTTGCTATTTATAAAAATCGTGACAGTAGAGCAATTAGTTGGACTTGCGAATGCTTTTTTCATCGCTAATGCATTAATTGGCTTATTTGCAGCAATCAAATTATTAGCTGCTCCATGGATAAAAGGAATGGCAATCGTGCTTAGTGTGTTATTTGGTATTTTACTTTTGCGGTCTTCTATTATTGCTTTATTCCTTATTTTAGTTTTAACCTTGCTATTTAAGCAGATGGAGCAAAGAAATAATAAAAATGAAAAGCTAGATGTTAATTAA